The Anopheles moucheti chromosome 3, idAnoMoucSN_F20_07, whole genome shotgun sequence genome contains the following window.
TCGAGTTCCACTAAACACTGCCCATTCGGAGATGTTTCTGGTTCGGTGGTTGTTGATTTTCGAATCACGCACATACACGCTTATGTCACCACTGCTCTTCAACAAGCTGCCGTCCAACCGGGAGAACCTTCTAGCAATGTCGGCTATTTAATATTCCCACCAGGTTCGCGCCACGATTGGACCCTCTTCGATTCAGACCTTAGAGGGATCGGCATTGATGCTTGACATTGATGGTTCAACGTTTGAAGTTGTTCACGTAGGAGCACCCTGTGCTCGTGCTTCCTTTCATCACATTGCAACTAATGCACACATCTTCTCTTTCTACACCTTCTAGCGTCCGCCATTAAAGTATGCTCGAGGAACGATCCCGACCTTAACCGTTGTATCATCGAGTCCGTGAACGATCTGCGGCCGCGGCTGGCGACGGGCAAAATTTCCGATGAGTTCCGAATTCCCCCGCTGGAACCGCTCGCCCTGTCCACTGTCAACATGGACCGCGGGGCAGAGTTTAAGGCCACCTTCAGCGAACTGCTCGTGTCCGGGCCGAGCAAGTTCAAGATCGACAACTTGAAGTAAGTGGAGTCAATTGGTCTGGTGGGACGTGAGATGGGATTGCTGCTTACATTTCGTACCAATTTGCAGGGTAAACATGGAAAAGCTGATCTTCGACTTTAACATCTTCCTACCGAAGCTGTCCTTCAAGGGAAAGTATGACCTTAAGATCAAGCTGCTACTGCTGAACATTGCTGGCGTTGGTGAACTTACCGGAATTATCGGTATGTTGTCGAGTCTTTGCATGATCACCATTCACCGTTCCTGGTTCATCGTTCACACTGTCCAATTACAGAAAATAATCAGGCGCGTGTGAAGCTGATGTGCGAGAAGTACACCAAGGACGGTAAGGAGTATGTGGGCGTGAAGAAGCTGCTGGTGCGCATCCAGATCGAGAAGGGCCGTTTCGACATGAAGGACCTCTTCCGTGGCGATCCCGTCCTCAGTCAAGCCGGCAACCAGTTCATCAACGAGAACTCGCGACTCTTCCTGGACGAGCTGACACCCGGACTGGAGCGCAGCCTTTCGGACACCTTCAAGACAACGGCCAACGAGATCATGCAGCAGGCCACATTCGACGAGATCTTCCCGGCGTAAGGCGGGCTCTGCCTTACAGACGTGAGTGAGTGATGATCTGTGATTTAGGGTGTGCACGGGTCGTTTCATATGTCACCTCCAAGAGATGACAAACTGATGCGCGGTGCGCATTCGTTCGTGTAGCATTAGTGATGTACCTTCGTAGCACTGTAGCACAGCATGTCCAATACCGTGAGCGGTACTCCAACCCGGGCCGGGGGTTcaaaatggttgtttttttgcaataaactTAGTATCGTGGAAATGCGCTTCATCGAGCACACAACTGCTTGGAAGCGGAAGTAACTGTAGCTGGTGATCTGTGTCAACTTGATCTGCAATCAAGTTAATGTCCGAAAATACCTCTCCACCCAGCTGACAAGCAATCTTCTCATCACCCCAGTGCGGTTCAGTTGATGGTTGGCAGAGGCCGATTTTCTCATAAACCACTCGAAACTTCCGCATAATCTTCGTTAACCCGGGTGCGATGACGTAGCAAACAGCTTCGATTCATCAATGGCGCCATCTCCGAATAGACGAGATGGTAAGAATTTTCCAAGACGCAATACCATCAACGCCCCGACCGTACCGGCAGGCCTGAAAGGGATGCGCTGTGCTTACAAGTTTCCGAGACCACTTAGCGCCACTCGATCGCCGGTTCGTATTCATTGAACAGATCGTTGTTGGGCAACaaaaggaaagcgaaaaaaaaaacatcataataATGCTCAGTTATCCCCTTACATTATACGCACTCGATTCGCGCTCGAGGGTGCGTTGTTGAGGCATGAGAATTTCTCACTCGTGCAGGGAGAGTGGTTTGTACGTGTTGCCCGTTCATGTATATCATACGGTAGCGAGCGATTCAATTGCGCTAGAACATAAAGGCAATATGAATCATGCGCGAACCTGCGTCATTGGAGAGTGGAGCATTGTACTGTGTCTGGTGGCCTTTGACAAACCTGCGGCTTGTCCACACTTCTAGACATTTCTCTGCCGATCGGTTTCGGACGATTGCAAAGTACGTCACGCAAGAATGATATAATTAACATACGGGCATACAATTACCGATTGTCCGATTATTTTACACAACTATAGTTTATGTCTTTCTGCTGGAATTGCTTAGCTTAATTGGTACAAAATGGGTTTATTAGTTAATTGGGTAGAAAATTCCTGGTAAGTTCTTGGGGTGCTCCATAAGCgtagaaattttaaaaacctAAAATTCTTGGGTGGAATTTTGATAGTGACGCCGGTCTTTACACGGCaggaccagtccaaaatcgcaggactgactatcctgctacgggTATATAAATACATAGAAAACCATAAATGGACCTAGACCTCCTGAGGTTGATGTCAGTCACGAAGATAATACAAGTGCTTCCAGTTATAGTACTCACATGAGATTAGCTACTTCGCCTTAGTCGCATAGAACCTCAGTTTAATCCAAAAAGAGGCCTCTGTTTGATGTATACTAGATAGAAACAAAATAGTTTCCTTGAAATAGATATTGGAAAAGTTGAAATGATACCAACAACCACTTCGATTCTTCATTGCCTTTGATAACTCGGTCTAATCCAGATATGTCAAACATACGGCCCGCGGGCCGCAAAGAAATATCAGGAACATCGATTTTATATGgatattattatatattttaatgaatattaataaaaacaaaatgcgttCAAAATTATCACAAAATCATCTCAATAGTGTATTAAAAGTTGCTTGCAATGAAACCTaatattcaaaatttaatCGAATATAAGAGAAAGCAGGTTTCAGGAAAATCAGGAAATTTATAATGTTAAACATTTACATGcggaaaaatgtaatttttaaaattctttACTGTTACTGATACTTTAATACGactgaatttaattttcttactAACCTGTTCCTATGATTACTCACAATGTAATGAATGTATCTAAGAAACATAGTAACTTAGAACATAGAAATGTATCTAACGTGTAAATTTTTGGAATTTGAATGTCTTTGCAAGAGTTTTATCTTCATAAATATTTAGTATAAACAAATATAATGGGATATGAATTATGCCATGGGTAACTATTATTTCAAATCACGAAAATTGGCCAGGCTGGATGCATGTAAAGAAAACAGTAAGGTAGGTTTTGCAACAGAGAAGTGATATTTTTAGAGTTGGCCCGTAAGATCATTTTTGTTAGCAAACCAGCTCGCAAGCCAAAATGAGTTTGACATCACTGGTCTAATATTTGATGTGATTAGACCTGTCTTGTATTCGGATATGTGATGTTTGAGGATCTTGTGATCTCAGTAATCTTGGAGTCTCGAAGGCAGAGTAATAATTTGTTATGAGAGGGACATTTCTCTACAATTGCCTACATTCCCTTCAACAAACCTAGTTAGATATGTATATCTCTTTAACAATAAACCGCTCGTCAGATAATAAATTGCAACTTATCTTCAACAGCATTATTATTACTCAGTGTATGATAACATTATCCATTAGTCATAAATATTGCGAACAAGATAAGTAACAGAACACCTATGAAACGCAATAAATCCACTGATTCACGtttaattttgtgttaaaCCTTAAGTCACGTGCCAGAGCTGCCAGAGTGAATGATACATGCCGCATTACCTTCCCAGAAGTCGACACTTTCTTCGAACTGATAAAACGTTCTCCAATTGGAACTGCAACCAGCCCTTCACACTGATAAGATTTCCCCTGTGCGATAATTTATCGTACCCTTCCCTATTTTGCCTGCACTGCACTTATTGCAGCCACCAACACGAATGCAAGTTAAAAGTCACCCCAAGGAAACACACGATAATGGCCCTAGATCGGCCGCCTTTGGCCTTTCGGGCATTGTCTCGAGCTTAACTGTTCCATGGTGAACAGTGCACGAATGGTCCCAGCGGTCAGGAAATGAAAGTCTTCGTGCGGCACGCTTCCAACCCTCGTCGATTCCGGACCGTGGAGGGTGTCATCGTAACAATTTGCAcatcaattttaatttaccCCACGCGTCGCCATCGAAGCAGTCTGTTGAGGGGGCGAGGGGCGGGGGTTTGTCGGTGGATGGAGGGGGCCTGGACCGTGTGAAGGCGTGGAGAAGAATTTGCCGGTTCCGTTGCTTATcagcgagttttttgtctgtCTGACTCATGTTTCCCAGTGTCGTCCCAGGCAGAGGAATTCGTTGCGTTGGAATTCGCTCATTCGTTTCGTGCGGTGGAGAGAAAGATAAAGAGAGTTTTCTGTGCATTACAGCAGCATCTTTCGCGTGCCAGCTCGCGAATAAAATGGTGCAGAAAgcagaagaaagaaagcacCCACCCACATTCCCACCCGGATTGCTCGGATGGTGGAAGTTTGGCACAGCGAAGGGTTGCCGGGACCGACTTCGATCGTGTGATCAAGttgttctttctctcttcgCAGTGGCAAATTCGCATAGGAAATAGGCCTTTTCTCTCCCATTCGCTCTTCTAACAACggtttttgcgtttgtttggaATTTATTGTAGCATTCTGCTCAATTTCTCTCCCGCGCTCGTAAGGGTGGGTGAAGCTATTTACCAACCCTCCAGCAGGGGGTGAAGTGAAAACATCACGTCGCAGGAAACGCAGGGGCGGAAACGGGAAGGAACCCAAAACGCTGGAAAGCCAACTAACAACAAAACTCACAACTCTCACTCGCTCACTGCTCCGAGCTGGAATGGTTCGTTAGTTCTCTTTCCCTTGTGGGTTGTTGCAGTTGGCGGAACGCTCCAGTAGCGGTTAGAACCGACACCGACAATAGACGATAGCGAAGATACCGCGCTAGGCGCAGAGACATTCAAGGATCTCCTCTGCCGCGCAAGAagatcacacacaaaaaacaagccATGGACGACGGCCGTTGGGTACTCGCGCTGACGGTACTACTGATCGTGACCGGTGGAATTCCGGTGTCTGGTGCAAGCTTTAACCGTAAGTGTCCGTACTCGCCCTCTGACCAGTGAGGGAAGAATCGTTCAACGTCCGGAGATTGGCAAATTTCCCCCAAGACAAAGCGGGCCGAGCTGTGTCTCCGCACGGTGTGAAAAGGGTTATGACCCTACTTATCCGGGGAGTACGCGTGGTTggtgcgtgtcgtgtgtgtgtgtttgtggacgAGTGCGCGTTGTCGTGTGTGGTGCCACGCTTGCGGTGTTAATTTAATCGCTAAACAAGTTCGCACCGACGGGCACCTTGACCTTGGGGGTGCCGTTGGTTGGACAGTACTTCCTGAATGCGCCCTGCCTCGCAGTGCGCTTAAGATCTCGTCGCCGTCACCGTAACAACACGTGGATTTATGATCACAATGGACCACCGCCAGTGCTCTTTTTTGCTCGAAGTAATATCGATAAGTTCGTTGCAAAATGAAGAATACGCACGTTGGCAATTTCCGACAATTCCGAAACCACTCCCATAGGAATGGGGAGTTCGGTAGGGGCAACCTGTTCGGGTGAAGGCCGTCAATTTACAGCTGCAGCATATTGAAACAATTCTGTTCGAGTTGAGTTGAAAAAGGAGAGAAAGGAGATGATGATACCTCAAAACGGTGTCCACCGTCCACCGTGCTGGATATCATCACGGAAGTATCGGTGTCTGCTGCTTCATGATTCTTGCTTGTCGTCTTGCTGACCTTTTAAGAATTCTGCACCAACGTTCAGCACGATTGATGGCGAGACGCTGTACCATTCTACCACGCAGTTAAATATATCCAGCGTGTTTGTATTCTTATCGTGCAAACCATTAGCCGATGATGGAGGCTCTGGAGTAGTGgacgcaaaaataaaacatctgaCGTATTCACATCCGGCGCCGTTGTGATAAGAAGTTGGAAGACGACACACGCACGATATTAAGCTTCGGTTTATGAAGGTTTTGTGACCAGTAGCCTTATTGCAACGCAGATTAATGTCTAATGTCTAAGTGTCACTGTACTAGAAATAAGCCTCAAATGAGTAAGCTACAACCAACCCCAAACGAAGATGTCATCCAAAAGTAAACACAAGCAGCATCCACCGTGCGGTAATCTTAATCAAGCGAAGAGAACCATCACCATCCACTCAAGGTTAATTGAAGTGAACGATTAATTGAACCTGGTCGCTTTAATGCGACCGTAAAAATCGGCATCTGTTTGCCGCGCGACGCCTGCCAAGAACATCTAGCTGGGGAAGTTCTACTTTCCGCTCAACTAATTCAATTAGCGGATCTCCACCGCATGGCCGAGAAATGGCCCAAAAGCGCAACGAAAATGAGTGAAGATTTACAGTTTCATAAAGCTAACACCACCGGTCGCGGGATCCGTTAGGTTGGCAACATGATTTATTGTGCTGAAGTGACTGCTCGGTTTCCAAAAATATAACACTAACATGCGGTAGCGTTTACCAGTGGAGTCAGCAAAAATTTTCGCGAACGCTTCATGCCGAGTTGGCTGAGtgtcatttccttttttgtctttttctcGTTCTCGGTGTGACACACAGGAATAGGATACGAAGCGACCGGATGTTCCCGCAACAGTCCGACACTGAACAAATGCATGGAGCGGGCGATCCAGTACTACATCAGCTACATGTACAGCGGGACGATCAACGATCGGACGACGGTGTCGTCGCTGGATCCGCTTGCACTGCCCGATGCGACGCTGATCGAAAATGATGATGTAGTGTCTACGTTTACCAACCGTGAAACGACCGGCTTCCGGAACATGTACATCACCGACGTTAGGTAATGGCGGAGTTCTTCGTAGTGGACTTAGCTGAGCAGAGCAGAGTGGGAATATACCTACggattcctttttcttccccaGATCGGATATAACACGACTAGAATTCTACTTCAAGTTCCACATCTCAGCCATCGACACGAGAGGTTCATACCACGCACGGCTCTTAGCGCGTCCTGAAATCGCCGAATGGTCCCAGATGACCTACTCGATACGTGAGTCCACTCGATGTCCTTTAAAAGTCCTGGAACCACTCACAATAATTTCACCTTTTCTCTCAGGAAACTCCTCGATTCAACTGCAACTGAAGGGCTACAACTACGACAGTGATGGTCGGGTGTATCTGAAGGTCAACGTCACCGACTGGAGCCAGCAGATCGGGGACCATACGGTCGGCTTCCGGTGGTTCACGATGAGCGGCAACTACAGCCAGTTTAGCGACCAGTTCGAGCAGATACGCGGCCGCGACATACTGCCCGTGGTCGAGCGGGATCTGATGCAGAGTCTGCAGGATCGGTTTCAACGGCTGCTGAACGAGATCCTACGGTTGGCAGCGTTTGAACGGTTCTTCCCTACCGTCTACTAGCGAAACCGGCGCACCAGGCACCTGTGATAGGCTAGACGATATCGTTGTTTTTGTACATACGCTTTAGTGGTTAGGTGTAGGCGGGTTGTGGGCCGCTGCCAACTACCCGGTCGCGGTGTtgaccatttttgttttataataaacGAACGTGAATATTAAAGCGAACGAGTTGTCGGCATGAAGTGTGTCGGTTGAGAAATTGTGAACGAGTTGCGCGCTATGTTGCATCTAAAATTAAGCAAGCTTGAGTACAAGATCGTGAAGTTGCAAGCAAGATTCCTATCGTCTATTGCGGTGAAAGTAATTAAATCAAGAACATCTTCCGGTAAACTGTACTTTATAGAGTTTTAAACTACATTTAAAAAAGGATGTTtctaataattaaatattttaaatatatttaaatacttCTTACAATCCTTAATCCCATTTGCGCACAGCTCTCGATCGCGCACTTTAACGCGATCACTTGCACACAACCTTGCTTACGCACATTCGCGATATTCGCGTTCTCTTTCGCACTCGGCTTCCACCATCACCATGACCTGGGACAATGCGGGTGAAAACGCACGCGCCATCTTCCACCGCTCACCACTgctcccatcccatcccgcaaccccccccccccaaacacCGCAACCAACGGGGCCCGGCTTCATTGAGCCAAATTCTCTCAATGAATTTTGATTGTAAACCGTTTGGCTGGTTGCGTTTCGGCAGCACAAACCGgtagccaaaaacaaaaagaaacacccaAAACTCGATTCGTGTCCTCGATTGGTGGTGAATCGATTGCATTAAACGGAAGATCGATCGGTTGCTTCGGTGCAGTGCTTCACAGGTTGTGTGGCAGTGTCAAGTGTAGCTGCAGTGCCGGTGGGGGGGTAGGGCCATTACGTGGGCCCAATTGGGCACACACGGGTATGTCACGGAAGGTTCAGCGCCGACTCTATCTCGCAGCGACCGTGACAGCCCGTGATGGACCCGCTCGCATGGCTCCACATCGCAAAGGCGCCATTTGTCAAACACAAGTTAATTAAATCAGCGCGAATTTCAATTGATCgaatgtttcgtttgttttcgtttcgggaGTTTTCGCTCGCTGTTGCCGGCTTTCCTCGAATGCTCGCGGCACTGTCATGGTCGTGGTTGTATGCTGTGCGCACTGTTGTCACACGATCACGCTGACACTGCCCACCAAAGCCGATCAGcacatcgaaacaaaaaaaaactggagcATAAATGGGTGTGTatgaacgtgtgtgtgtgtgtgtgtgtgtgcgagggtGGGTTCGGCAATGGCGATGGGGAGGCGATGGGTGGCTGGTGGATGATAATTTTTCGCAACAAATTTTAGCGTCGCGACACTTGTGCTCGATCGATCGTGGCGTGCGGTAGTGCTCAGTCCTCGATCTCTCCGCGGTCAACATCTCGCAAGATCGCACTTCGAACGCATCTCGTCCAAGCTACTCCGTCACCATGGTGTCTGCAGTCGAGTACATCTGTACGCTACTTCTACTGACGGCGACCGTTTCCCTCCGGTTAGACGGGGTCGGTGGCGCACCGATGAGTAAGTAGTGCACAAAACCCGCACAGAACGATCGCTGATCTATCGGTGAAGATAATCTGAGATCTCCCCGCTCTCTGTTGTGCAGGGGCAGGAATTGGCGATGGCGGCGGTCCGGCCGGGTGTCAGCGCAATCTGCCCGAGTTGCGGGAGTGTGTCAGCACGGCGATCCAGCAGTTTGTCAACTTCATGTCCAGCGGGAAGATCTCCCCGAAGCACTCGATCACACCGTTCGATCCACTGTATTTGCCCAACATGACCATCATCCAGGAGAAGCAGGTGAAGGCGGTGTACGTCAACCGATATCTCGTGGGGCTGAAGAATGCGTTCATCCAGGATGTGAGGTGTGTGAGTCGCTGTGTTTGAGAAGTGCGGTGCGGTGCCTATCAGTAACAAGACACCAACTGTGTATGGTATTCTCCTTCCCAATTCTAGCACCGACCTGGAAAAGCTAGAATTCAACGTGACGACACTCATGCCGGCCCTGGAAATGTTGGGTATGTTCTCCACGAAAACATTCCAAGACCACCAAGTATCAGAGAACTCCATTCTTACTCTATCAATCCGTAAGTATCTCTCCTTCAAACTTGCTTGGTTGTGTTCTTGTCTCAAAACCTGATCACCCGATCACCCTTTTCTGGAACCAGGCAACACTTTGGTGAACTTTGTGGCCAAAGGTGCGCTCTACAGTAAGTCGGACGCGAACGCAACGTCCAACAAGTACCTACGGCTACAGGTCGGCATCAGCCAGATCTCGATGGGTAGCTACGTGCTCAGCGAACATCTAGACAACGAGCGGCATCTAACGGACAGGTCAGTTGCACCCGCCAAATTTATGCGCCTAATCGGGAAGGACCTTCGAATGCAGTTGGCCAAGCGAATAGCGTACATCGCCAACGAGGCACTGGCGGTGACACCCTTCGTCAAACTCTTCCCCATCTGACCGATTCTGCGGCGATTGCCTGGGGGCGGATTGGGGACTTCGGGTTCGGGTGATGTTGGTGGCTGTTTGGGGATATAATTGGGAGGGACATCAAGACTTGCCTTGTTTTGCCTTGTTTTTTATAGCGCTTACGGTGGTGTGTTGAGggagaaataaatgttttaattgtgAGTACAACATCCCCCCGTCTTCGTATGCGTGTGAACATGCGTGATTGTAGTCGTGCTCGagtgcatgtgtttgtgtggttttgaaTTATAAATCCACCCAGCTCGCTTTCGCCGATTCCTCGCAGATCTCTCGCTCGTTCCgccacacacttttggtgcGATTCGCACAAAAGAAGATGACATCGAACAGTAACTGGGCGACAGGCTTGTTGGATGGCCAACATTGCTTGGGGAGTATGGAACGCAAGCGTGAATGAAAGAACGAACCCCCTTTCGGGCAGAAGGCAAGTATGAGCGTTGGGTACATCAATTATGACACCCCGTTTAGCGTGTGGACGCCCTGCACACAACGACCACggcaaagcgaaacaaaaaggaacCCCTGGCGGAAAGATTGTGGGTGCtgactgttgttgctgcctgGCTGCGGTGGTGGCAGGAGAACGCGAAAGTTTTGATTGAATTCAATCAAAATGGCATTGATGCAGTTCAAAGCCTTTCCAATCGAAGCGCCAGTGCCACACCGCCATCATCTCCCTTTCAACCCTGCCCGCATTCGCAAGTTGTGCTCGGGATTTGATACACTTGCGCAAAAGTCGATGCGCATTTGCACCAGTGTGCGGCTGTTCTGCAAGTCACAGAAGTGCAACATTCTTCGTCTCCAAGGAGGATTTCGGGGCATTCGAAAACGGGACGCTTGGACGATGGGCCGTCGCTTTCATCGGACACCCTCTATGCAGCGGAGAGACCTTAAATCACCCCCAGCGACAAGGTGGAGCGGGTTGGGTTGGAGGGATACTATTTCCCACCTTTCGATGTGTTTGGGGGGTGCGCCGGTAGCGAGCGACAGCGTACGGACAATGGGTTTTCGGCAGTTCAATGAATCTTCCTGTCGTCTATCGTCGTCTCGACGGCAATTTATGATATGGGCCGGTCGGTGACCTGTGTGTCCACTTGCTTCAAATACGCGCGCGCCAAACTTGTTCGATGCTAAATTTGTCTAACATTTGCCCAAATTAACACCAACACTAGCGCACTCCAGCATACAGGCACCAGCAGGACGTACGGGAGCATTATCGCATTAGAGGCACCGCGAATAGGGTAATAGGGTAGTCGACGAACTAGTCAAATTGTCTCCTACCGTACGGTGGAGGGGTTGAGTTTTTTTCTGTCTACTGTAGCTAAAATCATCCCACTGCACCGGTGAGCTGTGCAAAAATCAATCGCCCAACGCTGTGCAACACATGGAACAGAATGCTTCTGCAATTAGCAATTttcgagggtttttttttcgagggaAAACAATTAACGCTGCTTCCCTGATTACTTCCGAAAGCGTCATAGTAGcgcaaaattatgtttaagcCGAATTTGGAGATAGAAACAAGACGGCAAGGTTAAAGTTTCAAACAAgtaatattgcaaaaaaatgaatgttatGGAATAAAGTTTTTGAAAGAAACTATGAAAAGAGCGGTGAATTTCAATGATTGCGTAGAGATGAAGGATTCTTTTACTTCATCCAACACACTTTTCTTATGGATCTATCTATGGCGCTTGATAATACTCCAAGCAGAGCCTAGCTAACTTGTTCGTTTATTCATATAATTAAGTTATCTAGCATAGGTTGCCTACAGTCTTATGGAAGAATGTGCACTGTGCTTGATCTAAAGATTCTAGTTCTAAAAGCAAACATCTAGTCTGGTAGTTAGGGCAGGAGACATTACTTGACCAAGGTAGTCGATAATATAATAGTTATGTAAAATTCCGCTGAATAGCTTTAATTCTTACTATCCTATCTTGTTACCACGGTGACCAGACTATACAACCAAACTCAATGACGGGACAAACTGACGAACAGAACAGcgattttcaacaaaaaatatccttaaaatctttttgttgGAATTTATACGTTAAGATTAGGAAAGATTTCATGAATTTATGTGTTGTATTTGTTACCCTTTGACAACACTACGAGCTAGCAGTATAAACGGACGCGTCATGACAGATTAGGAACACTagagaaatgaaacgaatgaactacatgtaaaatgaatttatggAACGATCGAATAAACAGTTGAAAATTGTAAGCCCGCGAGAAAAGACATACACACCACGGATAAATCACACTATTGGCTACGCCACATCCTAGCATCCTGCCAGTGGAAATTTCTTacacaggcgtttaaagaaaaaaaaaaaaatttgtaaaatttttgaccctaaaaacttgaaaaaaatccgaaaattgtatggttttctattgaaatcaggtcaaactttgaagggtctaggacgcgaaataaagaagttacaggcgtttaaagaaaaaaaaacatttttgtaaaaattttgaccctaaaacatgaaaaaagtccgaaaattgtatggttttctattgaaatcaggtcaaactttgatgggtctaggacgcgaaataaagaagttacaggcgtttaaagaaaaaataattttgtaaaaattttgaccctaa
Protein-coding sequences here:
- the LOC128302117 gene encoding protein takeout-like, translating into MLQTTKMVRIALTVLVCIAGSFAAVPSAIKVCSRNDPDLNRCIIESVNDLRPRLATGKISDEFRIPPLEPLALSTVNMDRGAEFKATFSELLVSGPSKFKIDNLKVNMEKLIFDFNIFLPKLSFKGKYDLKIKLLLLNIAGVGELTGIIENNQARVKLMCEKYTKDGKEYVGVKKLLVRIQIEKGRFDMKDLFRGDPVLSQAGNQFINENSRLFLDELTPGLERSLSDTFKTTANEIMQQATFDEIFPA
- the LOC128303478 gene encoding uncharacterized protein LOC128303478 isoform X2, giving the protein MERAIQYYISYMYSGTINDRTTVSSLDPLALPDATLIENDDVVSTFTNRETTGFRNMYITDVRSDITRLEFYFKFHISAIDTRGSYHARLLARPEIAEWSQMTYSIRNSSIQLQLKGYNYDSDGRVYLKVNVTDWSQQIGDHTVGFRWFTMSGNYSQFSDQFEQIRGRDILPVVERDLMQSLQDRFQRLLNEILRLAAFERFFPTVY
- the LOC128303478 gene encoding uncharacterized protein LOC128303478 isoform X1 yields the protein MDDGRWVLALTVLLIVTGGIPVSGASFNRIGYEATGCSRNSPTLNKCMERAIQYYISYMYSGTINDRTTVSSLDPLALPDATLIENDDVVSTFTNRETTGFRNMYITDVRSDITRLEFYFKFHISAIDTRGSYHARLLARPEIAEWSQMTYSIRNSSIQLQLKGYNYDSDGRVYLKVNVTDWSQQIGDHTVGFRWFTMSGNYSQFSDQFEQIRGRDILPVVERDLMQSLQDRFQRLLNEILRLAAFERFFPTVY
- the LOC128304543 gene encoding uncharacterized protein LOC128304543, with product MVSAVEYICTLLLLTATVSLRLDGVGGAPMRAGIGDGGGPAGCQRNLPELRECVSTAIQQFVNFMSSGKISPKHSITPFDPLYLPNMTIIQEKQVKAVYVNRYLVGLKNAFIQDVSTDLEKLEFNVTTLMPALEMLGMFSTKTFQDHQVSENSILTLSIRNTLVNFVAKGALYSKSDANATSNKYLRLQVGISQISMGSYVLSEHLDNERHLTDRSVAPAKFMRLIGKDLRMQLAKRIAYIANEALAVTPFVKLFPI